GCCGGCGTCCCCGTCGCCCTCACCCGACATAAAAATCTGTCTACCAGGACATCCCCCCGCCAGGGCGAAAGCCAAACCGGCCACCAGCATCCCCGAAAAGTTCCAAAAGCTTTGAGTATTCGCTACAGGTTGCCCGATAAATCCGGGATGAAACTGGCTCAACACGAGGTTCGCCACAAAGGCTCCAATGAACAGCGCTACAAATCCTGAAAACAAATGAACCTGCTTGAACAGGATTAGGTCCCTGATGGCGCCCATGGTGCAAAAACGGCTCCTTTGAGCGAGAATTCCTACACCTAATCCAATAATGAGAGAAATGACAAGGGCTGCGTGTTGCGATCCCGGGCCCTTCACACTATAAAAAAGGATACCGCTTTTCGGATTCCCTTCTATCTGTGGAAAAATCAGTCTTAAAGCCAGTAACCCCAGAAACAGGAGGGGAATAAGCACCCCTGCTCCAATACGCTGTTTTTCGGACCTCCCGAGAGTGTAGCCGGCGCGAAAAAATAATGTGCCGATACCTACTCCAACAACCAACCCGGCCAAACCAAAAAGGGCGTTGCCATCTCCGCCGGCAAGTCTCAGGATGACTCTCCATGGACACCCTAGAAAAACAAGAGCCCCAATCATTGCGATCATTCCCAGGAAGAATCTTACAAAAGGCGAAGATCCTCCCCGAGGTTTGAATTCTTTAAAGAGCAGTGCGGATATGAACGCCCCCAGACCAAAGCCCAAAATTTCCGGCCGCAAATATTGAACCACATCAGCTCTGTGCAGTCCAATGGCTCCGGCTATATCGCGCTCAAAGCATGCGACGCAGATTCCCATGTTCCCGGGATTTCCGAATTTCTGGAGCAAGGACGCCAAAACTCCTATCAGCCCGCCAACAAATATAATTCCTAAAGATGAGGCAAAAACATTTGAACGTTTAGACATTAGAATCCCTCTACAGACTGTGAAATTAGATGTCAGTCAATAAGGCAGTTTTTCGATTTTAGTGAGAATGCCACACGTGTGTATATAAATAACTAACATCGGTAAACACGATGAGTCAATATTAATTTTGTCTGAGTTTATGTTGTTACAATTGGGATAGACGACAAAACGCGACCTGAACTACGTAACACGCCATTGGTCTAAATCTTATATTGCATCAAAGGGAGGCAGATTGTTTCAAGAGACTGAAGTTTATAGTGGGATTAAACAATCCATCGGCAAGGCTGTAAAAAAGCCAATAATTAATTTCGGAAAGATAAATGAAACTTCTAAAGACAATGTTTTTCAGACACATGAATATGTCGAATTTCGACGAGCTTTAGAGCGCCGATTGTCCAGGCGAGTGGCGGACCTGTTTGACTCAATAGGTAGATGCCTTCCAGGCTCTTCAGACCTTTCGGGATTACCACTGCCTGCAGGTTGCGAATCCTGTTACTATCTGTTCGGAATCTAAAGGTTAAAGTTCTTAAACTTTCAGTCCGCAAGAACTCCATTTTCTTAAAGACGATGATTGGTAGAAAGTTCGTGTCTTACGATCACCTTTGTTTGTCGTAGAAAAACTGTTCAGGATGTATTGGTCCAGGATTAGGGTAAATCCAACTTTGAAAATCGGTAGCAGGCACATTCTTCATATTAGGCGCTACCACATAATAATCGGGTGGCTGATAAACCATCCCTATCACATAGAGATTTTCTTCGTTCGCTGCCAAGATCTGATCAAACAACTCCTTTTTCTTCTGATTTTCCGCCGTATGAACGATCTTGTCGAAAGTCTCCATCATTTTCTTGATTTCAGGGGGAGGTTCTTCGCCCTGGTTGCCTCGACTTTGGTACCACTGAGCGTACAAGGGAGCCTGCAGGCTTTCTGAGTTGTAAGGAAAATACCATCTTGGCTCAAGGAGGCATTCCAAGCCACCGTCTCCTGGCCACAAAGCTATGTCGTGAGCGCAGGTTTGAGTTCTTTGTCGAAATAGTTCTCTGGTTTCCGACTTTACTGCGGTGTCTATTTTGATTTTCTTAAAATCAGAGGTGAGAATTTCCGCCGCGTCTACCCAGCTCTGAATTGAGGCCATTACATCAAGGCACAGTTGTAAACGTTGACCATCCGGTCTCTGACGCCAGCCGTCAGCGCCCACTTTAAGTCCCATGTCATCTAGCATTTTGTTCGCCGCATCAAGATCATACTCCAAGTGAGCGTTTTCATACGATGCGCTGTAATAGCCAGATTGCTTAAGTGGCGCCGCCTGACGAGGAGTGCCTTTGCCCCTGAACAGTATGTCGTTGATTTCAGAGCGCCTGATAGCATGTGAAAGAGCAATACGAAACCTTTTGTCCCCAATAATTTTTCTTACCACTGGATCCTGATGATTGAGATTAGGCGCAAGCAACAAACCTACGGAGGCCGTAGATATTTTAGGAACGAGTTTAAAGTTGCCGGTTCCTAATTGAGCCAGCAGAAGTATACTGTTGGACATTCCACCCAAATGATTGGCCTGCATGTCAATCTCACCAGCCACAGCTTTTAGCAGCACCATATTGGCCTCAGCAAGCAGCTCAGTGGCGAGAGTGTCAATATAGGGAAGCTGATTACCCTTTTCATCAACTTTCCAGTAATAAGGGTTTCTTTCCATGACAAAACGTTTTCCAGGGGCGGGAACTTTGGTTTTCCACGCTAGAATAGTCGGCAGATCCGTGGACACGAAAAGCCCTTGTCGGATGTTAATGAATTCATTAAATATTTTATTCCAGGAAGACGCCTTTTTTTCTTTTAGTATCCGTTCCAGCTCTTCTGGTTTGGCGTATTTTTTGTGGAATTTTGAAAGGAAATGCTTGGGTCTTGTAACAAGAGTCATGCCTTCAGGACAGGCGAGATTTTCTAGAAAGAGTCCGTATGGATTCTTGTATTCAAAACGAACTGTCCAATCATCGAGCTTGGTCACTTTAGGCTCATCTCCCCCGGGGGCCAACCAGCCGGGAGCCGAGGAAGTGAGTTCCTTGTCTAACAGAGTGTCGTTGACGGCAAACAGGATGTCATCAGCGGTGAACGGGGCTCCATCAGACCACTTCACCCCTTGAACCAGTTTGAGCACGTAGACTCTACCCTGATCCTGTATTTCCCAGTTCACGCAAAGATTGGGGACTACCTTAAACTCCGGGCTCCAACGAACCAGTGGATCATACAAAATCTTTCTGGTTTCATTCAGATCGGATACGCCTGTGTATGCCCGTCTCCATATACCTCCGTACATGCCGGTCATCTCAAACGGTTTTATTACAACAGGATTGGCTGGAAGCCTCTTGTCTATTGGGGGCAGTTGGCCATTTTTTACGGCCTGGGAAAGCATAGGGGATTCCTGGAATGCTGATGCCAGGCTGGAAATTCCGAAGGTCCCTGAAAAGAACATCATAGAGATAGAGAAAGCTAGACTCTGTTTGAACAATCTCGTCATGACTCTTCCTTTACGGTCTCAGTACATTTTCAGGACAATTTACAACAGGTGAAAACAGGTAATCGGATTCTACTTCTAAACAATACTATCACAACTCTGGGCCGTCAACCGCGAACAAACTTTTTTGGTCATGTGGAAGGCGCTTTGAAAAGTAGGCTATTGATCTAAACATCACAAACTGCCAAGAAATCAATAAAAAAAAGATTCGATAGCATAAAGGAGGGTAATCGTGAGAATTACAGCGACGGCCATATGTGGGATAATCTCAATCAAATGCGAAGAGAAATGTGATTCTTTTCCTCGGCCCAGTCTATATGTAATGACCATAGTTCCTAAAGACCCTATCAATATCAAGACCTGTTGTATGAAAAGCGTCCATGAAGGTGGAACAGTAATTACCATGCGTTCAAAAACGCTGAAATGAAAGGTCTGCCACAACACAATCGGGAAATAGACTCCAAGGTTGATGAGATAATACAGGTGGAAAGCCATAAACCCTGTCAATACCAGAGGAAGCAAGGCGAGACCGAACCGCGCGAAATTTTCTCTTGAAGATTCGCCGGTAACCCGTGACGATAGGTTCGCAGCGAGAAAGACCAGGCTGTTTGCGCAAAAGATGCACACAGTAAAAAAACCTGTGAAGACCACTATGTCGGGCCAATCCATAAAAATACGATAAAACCAGTCATATAAGGATCCGGTTTCTAACAGTTCACTTATGAGGCCTCCATACATGCTGATTACGAGGAAAGAGGTTATCGCTCCTACCTGACGCATCTCCCAGATCTCTCTGCCCGGAATACGCAAATTGAGATTTATTGCTCCATGAGGACAGTTTTTGACGCAATTCCCACAAAGCTTGCAAAACCTGTTGCTTCTCAAGGAGGGGGCCATCTGTCCAAATGGACAGCCCTCATGAGATGATGTGCCCACAAAACATTCATTGGACGTGCACTGGCTAGCGCATACATTTCGATCCGCTCTCAGTTCAAATGGTGACACCTTGGCCAGCACGCCCATCATCCCACCCAAAGGGCACAGATACCTGCACCAGGATTGCCTCTCAAAAACGATGGAGAATATTACGGCGAAAAGCAATATGGTAATCAACAACAATCCCGTGTTAAAGGGGGAACTGCGGAGGTCAGTGGCTATTTCAAGCCAGATTATAAACATGGCTGAGACAGCGATGATCAGATCACTATTTTGTTTTAGAAACGCTGGAAAAGGAATATCAAATGAAATCAGTTTCTTCGCGAGATGCCCTATTGCGCCCATGGGACACAGTGAGCACCAGAACCTCGCCCAAATGAAAGCGCCAAAAATCATTGTAGGCCATCCTATGGCCCAACTGAACAGGGCGCCAACATTGGAAGAAGGGCTGGCCGGTCCAAGAAAGAGCAACACGAGTAGTATGAAGAAAAATGGCGTTGCGGCGCTTTGAAAGATCACGGGGAAAAGAGGGCTACTTATGGCGCCCTTGATGGTGGGCGCCCTGAGAAGATTTATCTTTCCGTCAGCCTCAATACGTCTGAGGTCAAAGTATATGTCCTGGGGTCTAATTACACCGTCGGCAGAGAGTAGAACCGCCCTCTTCAAGGTTGTCGCCAGTTCCCTATCGTTACCCGGCCAGGAATAGCCGACTAAAGTCTTGATAGTTTCCTTCGGCAACTTGTTGATTTCTTTGTGAAGCTCTTGCGAGTACTTGCCGACATAATGTTCAACTAACGCCGGAATTTCTTTTCTTCGTTTACGCAGAGGGGGAACATGTATGGAGTGCTCGAGCATCCAATGCAGAAGAGGGTGTTTCTCTGCAGAAATTTCCGAAGCGTCCAGGTTTGTGGTTCCGATTATTCGAGTGTCAAGGTTTTGGTACCCAAGCGCCCCGACTTTCTTGAATTTTCCGTTCTTTAAGGAGAACAATAACCTGTTTTGCATTAGCGGTGTTAGGTGTTCCATCCCGCGGACAAGAAGGGTTCCCTCTTCTGTCAGTTCCAGGTATCCAGGAGTTTCTACACGGGATTGACCTTGCTCTCTGGTTTCTGAACCAAAGAAAAGCTTCATTTGCTGTTCGGTAAGATCCAGGTTTTCTTCGGGTAATTCACAATAGTTGAGATTATTTTTCGTTTCGGTTAATGGTCTGAGTAGATCCAGGAAAAGAAAAACTCGCTGATGGCTGGACGACATTGTATACATTGCATGTGCAAGGAATTCTTTCCCAACGCCGGTCTCTCCAGTAATAAGGACTGGTTCCTGAGAGCCCGCAAGTTCCTCAAGACGTCGGCTTACACGCTTCCTGACCGTTTCTCCAACGAAATAGTCCGGGAACAGGTGATCTTCCCGACTGATGATGTTCTGAAGAGCCCTTTTTCTTCTAGTGTTTTTGTATACGTTTTGATCGAGTCTTATGACCTTGCGCGCTAGACGCTTCAACACGTTGATTGTGAATTCCGGGTTTGACTTAAGAACATTTTCGAATTCAATGGCGGGTATTTTAAGAACCGTCGAATCTTCATCGGCAATCACTTCAGAATTGTTGGGGTTGGGAAGTCCTGTCAAAAAGCTTATTTCACCAATCAACTCTCCGGCGGAAAGTATGTCCACCAATATATCAGGATTATTTGGTTCCCTTACCAGGACTTGGGCTTTTCCGGAAACCAGAAAACTGACATCATGAGGTGTCTCGCCTGGTTCCAGGATGCGAGCCCCACGTTTGAAAGACTCAAGATTTCCCTTTCCCCACAAAGCTGAACGAATAGAATCGGGATATTCGGCGAATGGATCCTTGAAATCGGGATTTGCTGGATTATCGGTGGTTAGTTCGGACATTCGTAAAATTTTGATTCAAAGAGATTACATAACGCAAGCTTTTGAGGACTATGCGCTCATGGAGCTTTTACAGAGGCTTCTATCCTAATACCGTATTTTTCAATCTTCGCGAGTAAAGT
The sequence above is a segment of the Desulfomonilaceae bacterium genome. Coding sequences within it:
- the yedE gene encoding YedE family putative selenium transporter produces the protein MSKRSNVFASSLGIIFVGGLIGVLASLLQKFGNPGNMGICVACFERDIAGAIGLHRADVVQYLRPEILGFGLGAFISALLFKEFKPRGGSSPFVRFFLGMIAMIGALVFLGCPWRVILRLAGGDGNALFGLAGLVVGVGIGTLFFRAGYTLGRSEKQRIGAGVLIPLLFLGLLALRLIFPQIEGNPKSGILFYSVKGPGSQHAALVISLIIGLGVGILAQRSRFCTMGAIRDLILFKQVHLFSGFVALFIGAFVANLVLSQFHPGFIGQPVANTQSFWNFSGMLVAGLAFALAGGCPGRQIFMSGEGDGDAGTFVLGMIVGAAVSHNFGLASSPAGIGQYGVYAVVIGLMVLLLIGFTHINRIES
- a CDS encoding ABC transporter substrate-binding protein; protein product: MTRLFKQSLAFSISMMFFSGTFGISSLASAFQESPMLSQAVKNGQLPPIDKRLPANPVVIKPFEMTGMYGGIWRRAYTGVSDLNETRKILYDPLVRWSPEFKVVPNLCVNWEIQDQGRVYVLKLVQGVKWSDGAPFTADDILFAVNDTLLDKELTSSAPGWLAPGGDEPKVTKLDDWTVRFEYKNPYGLFLENLACPEGMTLVTRPKHFLSKFHKKYAKPEELERILKEKKASSWNKIFNEFINIRQGLFVSTDLPTILAWKTKVPAPGKRFVMERNPYYWKVDEKGNQLPYIDTLATELLAEANMVLLKAVAGEIDMQANHLGGMSNSILLLAQLGTGNFKLVPKISTASVGLLLAPNLNHQDPVVRKIIGDKRFRIALSHAIRRSEINDILFRGKGTPRQAAPLKQSGYYSASYENAHLEYDLDAANKMLDDMGLKVGADGWRQRPDGQRLQLCLDVMASIQSWVDAAEILTSDFKKIKIDTAVKSETRELFRQRTQTCAHDIALWPGDGGLECLLEPRWYFPYNSESLQAPLYAQWYQSRGNQGEEPPPEIKKMMETFDKIVHTAENQKKKELFDQILAANEENLYVIGMVYQPPDYYVVAPNMKNVPATDFQSWIYPNPGPIHPEQFFYDKQR
- a CDS encoding sigma 54-interacting transcriptional regulator, whose product is MSELTTDNPANPDFKDPFAEYPDSIRSALWGKGNLESFKRGARILEPGETPHDVSFLVSGKAQVLVREPNNPDILVDILSAGELIGEISFLTGLPNPNNSEVIADEDSTVLKIPAIEFENVLKSNPEFTINVLKRLARKVIRLDQNVYKNTRRKRALQNIISREDHLFPDYFVGETVRKRVSRRLEELAGSQEPVLITGETGVGKEFLAHAMYTMSSSHQRVFLFLDLLRPLTETKNNLNYCELPEENLDLTEQQMKLFFGSETREQGQSRVETPGYLELTEEGTLLVRGMEHLTPLMQNRLLFSLKNGKFKKVGALGYQNLDTRIIGTTNLDASEISAEKHPLLHWMLEHSIHVPPLRKRRKEIPALVEHYVGKYSQELHKEINKLPKETIKTLVGYSWPGNDRELATTLKRAVLLSADGVIRPQDIYFDLRRIEADGKINLLRAPTIKGAISSPLFPVIFQSAATPFFFILLVLLFLGPASPSSNVGALFSWAIGWPTMIFGAFIWARFWCSLCPMGAIGHLAKKLISFDIPFPAFLKQNSDLIIAVSAMFIIWLEIATDLRSSPFNTGLLLITILLFAVIFSIVFERQSWCRYLCPLGGMMGVLAKVSPFELRADRNVCASQCTSNECFVGTSSHEGCPFGQMAPSLRSNRFCKLCGNCVKNCPHGAINLNLRIPGREIWEMRQVGAITSFLVISMYGGLISELLETGSLYDWFYRIFMDWPDIVVFTGFFTVCIFCANSLVFLAANLSSRVTGESSRENFARFGLALLPLVLTGFMAFHLYYLINLGVYFPIVLWQTFHFSVFERMVITVPPSWTLFIQQVLILIGSLGTMVITYRLGRGKESHFSSHLIEIIPHMAVAVILTITLLYAIESFFY